The following are encoded in a window of Blastocatellia bacterium genomic DNA:
- a CDS encoding CHAD domain-containing protein — MSFALEESEPIPAAVRRLAIEQIALAQSHLGTASGNLNEAVHATRQCLKRLRALVALVRGELGGKVFEREWNCYRSGGRLLAGGRDAAVVVETFDALIRRYADELDPESFAAERAFLEQRRDARLKIMVEEGALQKVAELLAAARDRVDGWPLKHSGFKALGDGLRRSYGAGRQGQRRVIRHPSPANFHDWRRPAKLLWHQLQIITPIWPPVLNAHAGELRNLSDWLNENHDLDALRQPALWAEFATPPRDPQALIALVDRRCRDLEAQAVPLGERLYGERRRWFCARLERYWQAWEHAEQSAAIMAGAAETMVVAAAAALPPILRTLPEHA, encoded by the coding sequence ATGAGTTTTGCTCTTGAAGAAAGCGAACCGATTCCCGCCGCGGTCAGACGCCTGGCCATCGAGCAGATCGCCCTGGCCCAGAGCCATCTCGGCACGGCTTCCGGCAACCTTAACGAAGCGGTTCACGCGACGCGGCAGTGTTTGAAGCGGCTGCGGGCGCTGGTCGCGCTGGTGCGCGGCGAGCTGGGCGGCAAGGTATTCGAGCGCGAGTGGAATTGTTATCGCAGCGGCGGGCGCTTGCTTGCCGGCGGACGGGATGCGGCGGTCGTGGTCGAGACTTTCGATGCGCTCATCCGGCGATATGCCGACGAGCTTGACCCGGAGTCATTCGCCGCCGAGCGCGCTTTTTTGGAGCAGCGCCGCGACGCGCGGCTCAAGATCATGGTCGAGGAGGGGGCACTACAAAAGGTCGCGGAACTGCTGGCCGCGGCGCGCGACCGCGTTGATGGCTGGCCATTGAAGCATTCAGGCTTTAAGGCGCTAGGCGACGGCCTGCGGCGCTCGTACGGCGCTGGCCGTCAGGGCCAGCGCCGCGTCATCCGGCACCCCAGCCCGGCCAACTTTCACGACTGGCGGCGGCCCGCCAAGCTGCTGTGGCATCAGTTACAAATCATCACGCCCATCTGGCCACCGGTGCTGAACGCCCATGCCGGCGAGTTGCGCAACCTGTCCGATTGGCTGAATGAAAATCACGACCTCGACGCCCTGCGTCAGCCGGCGCTGTGGGCCGAGTTTGCCACGCCACCGCGCGACCCGCAGGCGCTCATCGCCTTAGTTGACCGCCGCTGCCGCGACCTCGAAGCCCAGGCCGTGCCGTTAGGGGAGCGGCTCTACGGCGAGCGCCGGCGCTGGTTTTGTGCGCGGCTTGAGCGTTACTGGCAGGCGTGGGAGCACGCCGAACAGAGCGCCGCGATAATGGCCGGCGCGGCCGAGACAATGGTTGTCGCGGCGGCGGCGGCGCTGCCGCCGATCTTACGAACCTTACCGGAGCATGCATGA
- a CDS encoding efflux transporter outer membrane subunit has product MTKRLFVLLILFSFASACTVGPKYQRPRVQTPAVYRGVADPAAQPDPQSLADAKWFEVFKDDQLQRLIRDALASNYDLREAVARINAAQANYGITRSEQFPTIGGSTDATTSRISKSGSVNLPETLPIQRDRTFGGVLLNLLTFEVDVWGRLRRATEAARAELLASEETRKAVITTLVSDVATAYFNLRELDYELEVAHRTLTSRQESLRIIKLRQERGVSNMLEVRQAEQLVYSATEVIPATERAIEQQENFINFLLGKNPAGVARGLGLTEQQMPPAVPAGLASDLIERRPDIRAAEQNLIAANAEIGVAKAAYFPRITLTGYLGFETAQLTRLFSGDRSLWAFTPEVTQPIFTAGRLRSNVRLTKAQREIFLIDYERTIQNAFREVSDSLVAYRKVKEVRAQRTLLVETLQDRSRLAYMRYNGGVSNLLEALDADRDLFDAELSLAQAHRDELLTVVQLYKALGGGWQL; this is encoded by the coding sequence ATGACTAAGCGATTGTTTGTCTTGCTTATCCTCTTCAGCTTTGCGAGCGCCTGTACGGTCGGCCCCAAGTATCAGCGACCGCGGGTGCAGACGCCGGCAGTCTATCGCGGCGTTGCCGACCCGGCGGCCCAACCCGACCCGCAATCGCTCGCCGATGCCAAGTGGTTCGAGGTCTTCAAAGACGATCAGCTCCAGCGGTTGATTCGTGATGCGCTCGCGAGCAACTACGACCTGCGCGAAGCGGTCGCGCGCATCAACGCCGCCCAGGCCAATTACGGCATCACCCGCTCCGAGCAGTTCCCAACGATAGGCGGCAGCACCGATGCGACGACGAGCCGCATCTCAAAAAGCGGCTCGGTGAACCTGCCCGAAACCTTACCCATCCAGCGCGACCGCACCTTCGGCGGCGTCCTGCTCAACCTGCTGACCTTCGAGGTTGATGTATGGGGCCGTCTGCGGCGGGCGACCGAAGCGGCGCGCGCCGAGTTGCTGGCGAGCGAAGAAACGCGCAAAGCCGTTATCACCACGCTGGTCAGCGACGTGGCGACGGCTTACTTCAACTTGCGCGAGCTGGACTACGAGCTTGAGGTGGCGCATCGCACGCTGACGTCGCGCCAGGAGTCCCTACGCATCATCAAGCTGAGGCAAGAGCGCGGCGTGTCGAACATGCTCGAAGTGCGGCAGGCCGAGCAGCTCGTCTACAGCGCGACGGAGGTCATCCCGGCGACCGAGCGCGCCATCGAGCAGCAGGAGAACTTTATCAATTTCCTGCTTGGCAAAAACCCGGCAGGCGTCGCCAGAGGGCTCGGCCTGACCGAACAGCAGATGCCGCCGGCAGTGCCCGCCGGCCTGGCCTCGGACCTGATCGAACGCCGCCCCGACATTCGCGCCGCCGAACAGAACTTGATCGCTGCTAACGCAGAGATCGGCGTCGCCAAAGCGGCGTACTTTCCGCGCATCACGCTGACCGGGTATCTGGGCTTCGAGACCGCGCAGCTCACCAGGCTGTTCAGCGGTGACCGCAGCCTCTGGGCGTTTACGCCGGAAGTGACCCAGCCGATCTTCACCGCCGGTCGCCTGCGCTCGAACGTGCGCCTGACGAAGGCCCAGCGCGAGATTTTCCTGATCGATTACGAGCGCACCATCCAGAATGCCTTCCGCGAAGTGTCGGATTCGCTGGTCGCTTATCGCAAGGTCAAAGAGGTGCGCGCGCAGCGCACGCTGTTGGTCGAAACGCTTCAAGACCGTTCGCGCCTCGCCTACATGCGTTACAACGGCGGCGTCTCGAATCTGCTTGAGGCGCTCGACGCCGACAGGGACCTCTTCGACGCCGAGCTGAGCCTTGCCCAGGCGCACCGTGATGAGCTGTTGACGGTGGTGCAACTTTACAAGGCGCTCGGCGGCGGCTGGCAGCTATGA
- a CDS encoding SpoIIE family protein phosphatase yields MTEETIETRAFQRAALSSESHRIIGLLWILGALMIAVIANNIASGQTALLYVQTLALGLTIACEIFTLAAVNRALRTNERVPRIIWLIDVLIDSGLPTLALLLLINSRYMDPYQALVAPAVLLYFLFISLSTLRLNPSLSVLTGLLSALGYLAVSAHVAGLYSGPDAGSSAIPLVTFIYAGLILIGGIVSAVVASQIRHHVFAALRKAELQRELERVHNALDIARSIQQGLLPSRQPDLGGFELAGWNQPAEQTGGDYFDWQTLPDGRVAVSLGDASGHGIGPALVTASCRAYARASFLSGGTDGLLDRLNRLLAEDLPANRFVTYAVVLLSPFGSHVKVLSAGQGPILWYRHADDKIENLEAQGIPLGLMTGVKYGRASEVRLAPNDLLVLVTDGFYEWANPDDEEFGLARLEAVIRECRDCPAQEVIVRLRSAVASFCRGTEQMDDLTAVILKRKPA; encoded by the coding sequence ATGACTGAAGAGACTATCGAGACCAGGGCCTTTCAACGCGCCGCGCTGAGCAGCGAGTCGCATCGCATCATCGGGCTGCTGTGGATCCTCGGCGCCTTGATGATCGCCGTGATCGCCAACAACATCGCCAGCGGGCAGACGGCGCTGCTTTACGTGCAGACACTGGCGCTCGGGCTGACCATCGCCTGCGAGATTTTCACGCTGGCGGCGGTCAATCGGGCGCTGCGCACCAACGAGCGCGTGCCGCGGATCATCTGGCTCATCGACGTGTTGATCGATAGCGGGCTGCCGACGCTTGCCCTGCTGCTGCTCATCAACAGCCGCTACATGGACCCTTACCAGGCGCTGGTCGCGCCCGCCGTGCTTCTCTATTTCCTATTCATCAGCCTTTCCACGTTGCGGCTCAATCCGAGCCTTTCCGTTTTGACGGGCCTGCTTTCGGCTCTGGGCTATCTCGCCGTCAGCGCCCACGTGGCGGGGCTGTATTCAGGGCCGGATGCCGGCTCGTCCGCTATTCCACTGGTCACGTTCATCTACGCCGGCTTGATCCTGATCGGCGGCATCGTCTCGGCGGTCGTCGCCAGCCAGATTCGCCACCACGTTTTCGCCGCGTTGCGCAAGGCCGAGTTGCAGAGAGAGCTAGAGCGTGTGCATAACGCCCTCGACATCGCCCGCTCGATTCAGCAGGGCCTGCTGCCCAGTCGCCAGCCGGACCTCGGCGGCTTCGAGCTGGCCGGCTGGAATCAGCCCGCCGAACAGACCGGCGGCGATTACTTTGATTGGCAGACGCTGCCGGACGGGCGGGTCGCCGTCAGTCTCGGCGACGCGAGCGGCCACGGCATCGGGCCGGCGCTGGTCACCGCCTCGTGCCGCGCTTATGCACGGGCCAGTTTTCTTTCCGGCGGCACAGACGGCCTGCTCGACAGACTCAACCGGCTGCTGGCCGAAGACCTTCCCGCAAACCGCTTCGTCACCTACGCGGTCGTCCTTCTCAGCCCCTTCGGCTCGCATGTGAAAGTCCTCTCCGCCGGCCAGGGGCCAATACTCTGGTATCGCCATGCCGACGACAAGATCGAGAATCTTGAGGCTCAGGGCATCCCCCTGGGCCTGATGACCGGCGTCAAGTATGGCCGCGCCAGCGAAGTCCGTCTGGCGCCGAACGACCTGCTGGTGCTGGTTACCGATGGCTTTTACGAATGGGCGAACCCCGACGACGAAGAGTTCGGGCTGGCCCGGCTGGAAGCGGTCATCCGCGAATGCCGCGACTGCCCGGCTCAGGAAGTCATTGTGCGCTTGCGTTCAGCCGTCGCCAGTTTCTGCCGGGGGACCGAGCAGATGGACGACTTGACCGCGGTGATCCTCAAACGCAAACCGGCATGA